In the genome of Coregonus clupeaformis isolate EN_2021a chromosome 11, ASM2061545v1, whole genome shotgun sequence, one region contains:
- the LOC121576535 gene encoding transcription factor HES-1-like, giving the protein MPADIMEKTSVSPVAATPASMTTTPDKPKTASEHRKSSKPIMEKRRRARINESLGQLKTLILDALKKDSSRHSKLEKADILEMTVKHLRNLQRAQMTAALNTDPTVLGKYRAGFSECTNEVTRFLSTCEGVNTEVRTRLLGHLASCMTHINAMNYPTQHQIPTGPPHRSFGQSMVHIPNSSPQGNVMPLPCKGGSPRSMSPETTKVYGGFHLVPATDGQFAFLIPNAAFAPNGPVIPVYANQINTPVPAAVSPGAPTGNSDSVWRPW; this is encoded by the exons ATGCCTGCCGATATAATGGAAAAGACCTCGGTCTCTCCTGTTGCTGCTACTCCAGCCAGCATGaccactacacctgataaacCCAAGACGGCTTCCGAGCACAGGAAG TCATCCAAACCTATCATGGAGAAAAGGAGAAGAGCCAGAATCAACGAAAGCTTGGGACAGTTGAAAACACTTATCCTGGATGCGCTCAAAAAAGAT AGCTCCAGACACTCGAAACTTGAAAAGGCGGACATCCTGGAGATGACGGTGAAACATCTCCGGAACCTCCAGAGGGCTCAAATGACTG CTGCTTTGAACACTGATCCCACCGTGCTCGGGAAATACAGAGCTGGGTTCAGTGAGTGCACAAATGAAGTCACCCGGTTCCTGTCCACCTGCGAAGGGGTTAACACGGAGGTCAGGACGCGGCTTCTCGGTCACTTGGCCAGCTGCATGACGCATATCAACGCTATGAACTACCCCACGCAGCACCAGATCCCTACCGGGCCTCCCCACCGCTCATTCGGCCAGTCCATGGTACATATCCCCAACTCATCTCCGCAAGGCAACGTCATGCCCCTGCCTTGTAAAGGTGGCTCTCCCCGGAGCATGTCACCAGAAACAACAAAAGTATACGGCGGTTTCCACCTCGTACCTGCCACAGATGGACAATTCGCCTTCCTCATCCCCAACGCAGCTTTTGCGCCAAACGGTCCCGTTATCCCCGTGTACGCGAACCAGATCAACACGCCTGTCCCAGCGGCGGTGTCCCCCGGTGCACCGACAGGCAACTCGGACTCAGTGTGGCGACCCTGgtag